One stretch of Schlesneria sp. DSM 10557 DNA includes these proteins:
- a CDS encoding Gfo/Idh/MocA family protein, which yields MTKSRRDFLGQSVGSVAAASLYAAAGVAADSSDRQAEPLPVAIIGPGGMGMAHVNQLVGNSSVRLAYVCDVDSDRAAKAAETIMQKTGHAPQVVSDMRRVLDDRAIKAVWIATPDHWHAPAAILAANAGKHVYVEKPCSHNLREGRLMIEAARKNNVVMQVGTQSRSTPFIAAALEKMNSGIIGEILVAKAWNSQLRGSIGRQTPSQPPRNLDYDLWLGPVTERPYQSNFLPGIWRWWYDFGCGDIGNDGVHDIDIARWGLGVTTHPSRIAALGGKCFFDDDQQHADTQYVAFEYPGASRSGRPQQLVYEQRIWSPYVQEGFENGNAFFGTSGMMIMGKSGRFRLIGPKNKLIEESSGAGPDLAAHHQNFLDCIRTGKRPNADIEINHLSTSLCHLANIATRTGRVLNFDPATETIRDDAEASQLLSREYREHWAKPAASL from the coding sequence ATGACCAAATCACGACGCGATTTTCTGGGTCAATCAGTCGGGTCGGTCGCTGCCGCGTCGCTCTATGCCGCAGCAGGAGTTGCTGCGGACTCATCAGATCGTCAAGCAGAGCCCCTGCCTGTTGCGATCATCGGGCCCGGCGGAATGGGGATGGCGCACGTCAACCAACTGGTCGGGAATTCGTCCGTTCGACTCGCCTATGTCTGCGACGTCGACTCAGACCGTGCTGCTAAAGCGGCAGAGACGATTATGCAGAAGACCGGGCATGCCCCTCAGGTTGTCTCTGACATGCGACGAGTTCTCGATGATCGTGCCATCAAAGCGGTGTGGATTGCCACTCCGGACCATTGGCACGCGCCAGCAGCAATTCTCGCCGCGAATGCAGGAAAGCATGTGTACGTTGAGAAGCCCTGCTCACACAATCTGCGTGAGGGGAGGCTGATGATCGAGGCGGCCCGAAAGAACAATGTGGTGATGCAGGTCGGCACGCAGAGCCGCAGCACCCCCTTTATTGCCGCCGCACTCGAAAAAATGAATTCCGGAATCATTGGAGAAATTCTCGTCGCCAAGGCGTGGAACAGCCAGCTTCGAGGCAGCATTGGACGACAAACGCCTTCACAACCACCCAGGAATCTGGACTACGATCTCTGGCTGGGGCCGGTCACCGAACGCCCATACCAATCCAACTTCCTGCCTGGTATCTGGCGCTGGTGGTACGACTTTGGCTGCGGAGATATTGGAAATGACGGAGTCCATGACATCGATATTGCCCGGTGGGGCCTCGGCGTCACGACTCATCCGAGTCGCATCGCCGCTCTGGGGGGAAAATGCTTCTTCGATGACGACCAGCAGCATGCAGATACCCAGTACGTCGCATTCGAGTATCCCGGGGCATCGCGATCGGGCAGACCCCAACAGCTAGTCTACGAACAGCGAATCTGGTCCCCTTACGTGCAGGAGGGATTCGAAAATGGAAATGCCTTCTTCGGAACATCCGGCATGATGATCATGGGCAAGTCCGGCAGGTTCCGGCTGATCGGTCCGAAGAACAAGCTCATTGAAGAGTCATCCGGCGCGGGCCCGGATCTCGCGGCACACCACCAGAACTTCCTCGATTGCATCCGCACCGGGAAACGCCCGAACGCCGATATCGAGATCAATCACCTTTCCACATCGCTGTGCCACCTGGCCAACATCGCCACACGCACGGGTCGCGTTCTGAACTTCGACCCCGCCACCGAGACGATTCGAGACGATGCGGAAGCCTCACAGCTCTTGTCGCGGGAATATCGCGAACATTGGGCGAAGCCCGCGGCATCGCTTTGA
- a CDS encoding acetyl-CoA C-acyltransferase yields the protein MVTEVVIVAGKRTPIGRFLGGLADMSAVDLACAASEAALQNINRQLIDHVIVGNVLAAGLGMNLARQVGVKLGLPLEVPAYTVNMMCASGLQAVLLAAQAIRAGDSHAVLCGGTESMSNAPYLLPKARKGYKMGDGTLVDSLLQDGLVDSFDHKHMGVSVELLAQDYQITRGDQDAFALRSQKQYAAAAAANAFADEVIPVGKVTQDEHPRADTVLDKLASLKPAFNPSGTITAGNASGINDGAAMLVVANGEFARKHNWPILARLSGGAVQGCDPVRMGLGPVHAIRQLCSRHDWTVDRFDRIEINEAFAAQALACQRELKVDLEKVNSFGGAIAVGHPIGASGARLAVHLAQQIAAGHTKSGLASLCVGGGMGIAAAFESP from the coding sequence GTGGTTACAGAAGTTGTCATTGTTGCCGGAAAACGAACTCCCATCGGACGCTTTCTTGGGGGGCTGGCGGATATGTCTGCGGTTGATCTGGCCTGCGCGGCGAGCGAGGCCGCCCTTCAGAATATCAATCGTCAACTGATTGATCATGTCATTGTCGGGAATGTCCTCGCTGCGGGACTCGGCATGAACCTGGCGCGTCAGGTCGGCGTGAAACTCGGTTTGCCGCTGGAAGTTCCTGCTTACACGGTCAATATGATGTGTGCCTCGGGTCTGCAGGCTGTCCTGCTGGCCGCCCAGGCAATTCGCGCGGGCGACAGTCATGCTGTTCTGTGTGGCGGGACGGAATCCATGTCGAACGCCCCCTACCTGCTGCCAAAGGCAAGGAAAGGCTACAAGATGGGCGACGGAACTCTCGTCGACTCATTGCTGCAGGATGGACTGGTCGACAGCTTTGACCACAAGCACATGGGTGTCTCCGTCGAGTTACTTGCTCAGGATTATCAGATCACACGAGGTGATCAGGATGCGTTCGCGCTACGCAGCCAGAAGCAATATGCCGCCGCAGCCGCCGCGAATGCCTTTGCTGACGAAGTGATTCCCGTCGGTAAGGTAACGCAAGACGAACACCCGCGTGCGGACACGGTGCTCGACAAACTGGCAAGTCTGAAACCGGCATTCAATCCGTCCGGGACAATCACTGCAGGGAATGCTTCCGGGATCAACGACGGCGCCGCGATGCTTGTCGTCGCCAATGGCGAATTCGCCCGAAAGCACAATTGGCCCATACTGGCACGACTCTCTGGCGGTGCTGTGCAGGGTTGTGACCCGGTGCGGATGGGGCTGGGACCGGTACACGCGATCAGACAGCTCTGCTCGCGGCATGACTGGACCGTGGATCGTTTCGATCGCATCGAAATCAACGAAGCCTTTGCTGCTCAGGCACTCGCCTGCCAGCGCGAATTGAAGGTCGATCTCGAGAAGGTCAACTCCTTTGGCGGAGCGATTGCAGTCGGCCACCCGATCGGTGCCTCCGGTGCGCGGCTCGCGGTCCACCTTGCTCAACAGATCGCAGCGGGTCACACGAAATCGGGACTTGCCAGCTTGTGCGTCGGTGGCGGAATGGGAATCGCCGCTGCGTTCGAGTCGCCGTAA
- a CDS encoding DUF1553 domain-containing protein, whose translation MKHESALNQRHQIIAMLSLALLNGSFCTASDEINFNRDIRPILSDRCFACHGLDRLARKADLRLDQRDAAMAAGAIVPGEPDQSPLVERIFSHDDDTIMPPPKFNKPLTLDEKNLLRRWIEEGAVYQPHWSFIPLPEQISIPPIGVTSDWVKSPIDAFVLDRLTKEGVAHASEATRETWLRRVSFDLTGLPPSPAELNLFLADSSPQAYEKVVDRLLGSLQFGERMANEWLDVARYADTFGYQSDRDTHLWPWRDWVIRAFNDNLPYDQFITWQTAGDLLPDATPDQRLATAFNRLHRQTNEGGSVEEEFRQSYIADRVVTNGTAFLGLTFECARCHDHKYDPISQADFYSLAAFFANIDEHGLYSHFTETAPTPTIPLYNEDQKSRHIALKEKIRQREEGLKQIRTEASSRFADHPLSKLTTTDVTTLAKFVGQSTDAAPQPANLNEPQRQTGPVAKLHLSFDSATPNGDNTLVEGVSGQAIKFGGDDAFPGTGSGEYGRTSPFSISVWIKPAELKPRVILLHQCLAAEDAAFRGYSMVLDNEKLQFSLIHFWPGNAIQVESEEAVRAGEWTHIAVTYDGGSHAEGVHIYLNGQPARLSVVRDKLTRDIRYRKESGDYVAQPIELSLGARMRDVGFRGGAIDELFVFDQELSALEVLGLSRQVTPPGQAPLPETSTLAEEARFEHYLLRFDEPYRQALSELTRLRREENELASNVVQIMAMVELPQPRETRILKRGAYDAPGDVVTANVPSSILPFPEEAPRNRLGLARWMTNPQHPLTSRVAVNRLWSLFFGRGLTVTVEDFGGQGQSPSHPELLDWLARDFVEHGWNVKRFCKQVVLSATYRQSSQPGDPKLLIDDPDNKLLARGPRYRLSAEQLRDNALAVSGLLVTEIGGPSVMPYQPAGLWEEAGTGKHYVQSHGPGLYRRSLYTFWRRTSPPPNMLAFDATGREVCTARRERTATPLQALVLLNDPQFVEAARVLAEKLTRDESDSVESRLLKAFRQVLSRQPSPDELQILTRLYRDQQGYFASAPETAREFLSVGETPRNEHLDPTEVAALAVVVETLLNFDECVTKR comes from the coding sequence ATGAAGCACGAATCTGCATTGAATCAGCGTCACCAGATCATCGCGATGTTGTCCCTGGCGCTGTTGAATGGCTCGTTCTGTACCGCAAGTGATGAGATCAACTTTAATCGGGACATTCGTCCCATTCTCTCTGACCGCTGCTTCGCCTGTCATGGACTGGACAGACTGGCCAGAAAAGCCGATCTGCGACTGGACCAGCGAGACGCAGCCATGGCCGCCGGCGCAATAGTGCCGGGAGAACCTGACCAGAGTCCCCTGGTGGAACGAATCTTCTCGCATGACGACGACACGATCATGCCACCGCCCAAGTTCAACAAACCACTCACTCTGGACGAGAAAAATCTACTCCGGCGATGGATCGAGGAAGGGGCAGTTTATCAGCCACACTGGTCTTTCATTCCCCTTCCCGAACAGATCTCGATCCCTCCCATCGGGGTGACATCGGACTGGGTCAAGTCCCCCATTGACGCATTCGTACTGGATCGGCTGACGAAAGAAGGAGTCGCGCATGCCAGCGAGGCGACTCGCGAGACGTGGCTGCGGCGCGTCAGTTTTGATCTGACCGGTCTGCCCCCCTCACCCGCTGAACTTAATCTGTTTCTCGCCGATTCTTCTCCCCAAGCCTACGAGAAGGTTGTCGATCGATTGCTGGGATCGCTGCAATTCGGCGAACGTATGGCGAACGAATGGCTGGACGTCGCGCGTTATGCAGACACTTTCGGATACCAGAGCGACCGCGACACTCACTTATGGCCCTGGCGCGACTGGGTGATTCGCGCGTTCAATGACAATCTGCCTTACGATCAATTCATCACATGGCAAACTGCCGGAGACCTGCTTCCCGATGCCACTCCCGACCAGCGGCTGGCGACAGCGTTCAATCGGTTGCATCGTCAGACGAATGAAGGGGGGAGCGTCGAAGAAGAGTTCCGTCAGTCCTACATCGCCGATCGCGTCGTGACCAATGGAACTGCATTTCTGGGCCTGACCTTTGAATGTGCCCGTTGCCACGATCACAAGTACGACCCAATTTCTCAGGCCGATTTTTACAGTCTGGCCGCATTCTTCGCCAATATTGACGAACACGGACTGTATTCGCACTTCACCGAAACGGCTCCCACACCCACGATTCCGCTCTACAACGAGGATCAAAAGTCCAGGCACATCGCGCTGAAGGAAAAAATCCGACAACGGGAAGAAGGACTCAAACAGATCCGCACGGAAGCGAGCAGCCGGTTCGCAGATCATCCCCTCTCAAAACTCACGACCACCGACGTAACCACGCTCGCAAAGTTCGTCGGTCAATCCACGGACGCAGCACCGCAACCGGCGAACCTCAACGAGCCGCAGCGACAGACGGGGCCTGTCGCGAAGTTGCATCTCTCCTTCGACAGCGCGACGCCGAACGGCGACAACACCCTGGTTGAGGGGGTTTCCGGTCAAGCAATCAAGTTTGGCGGTGACGACGCGTTTCCTGGAACCGGTTCCGGAGAATATGGTCGAACGTCCCCGTTCAGCATTTCAGTCTGGATCAAGCCAGCGGAGCTGAAGCCGCGAGTTATTCTGCTGCACCAGTGTCTGGCGGCAGAAGACGCTGCATTTCGTGGGTACTCCATGGTACTTGACAACGAAAAACTGCAGTTCTCGCTGATCCATTTCTGGCCCGGAAACGCCATCCAGGTCGAGTCTGAAGAGGCGGTTCGAGCGGGCGAATGGACCCATATCGCCGTGACGTACGACGGCGGCAGTCACGCTGAAGGTGTGCACATTTACCTCAACGGACAACCCGCTCGACTGAGCGTCGTCCGTGACAAGTTGACGCGTGATATCCGGTACCGAAAGGAATCGGGTGATTACGTCGCTCAACCCATCGAACTCTCATTAGGAGCACGGATGCGCGATGTCGGTTTTCGGGGCGGCGCGATCGACGAACTTTTCGTGTTTGATCAGGAACTGTCTGCACTGGAAGTTCTGGGTCTCAGCCGGCAGGTCACACCGCCGGGCCAAGCTCCCCTTCCCGAAACGTCAACGCTGGCCGAAGAGGCCCGGTTTGAGCACTATCTGCTGCGGTTCGATGAACCTTACAGGCAAGCCTTAAGTGAGTTGACTCGGCTTCGCCGCGAAGAGAACGAACTAGCCTCGAACGTGGTCCAGATCATGGCGATGGTCGAACTACCACAGCCACGAGAGACGCGCATCCTCAAACGAGGTGCCTACGACGCACCGGGCGACGTGGTCACGGCCAACGTTCCATCGAGCATTCTGCCCTTCCCCGAAGAGGCCCCTCGCAATCGACTTGGACTGGCAAGATGGATGACCAATCCGCAGCATCCGTTGACGAGTCGCGTCGCGGTCAATCGCTTGTGGAGTCTCTTTTTTGGACGGGGACTGACGGTGACCGTCGAGGACTTCGGTGGCCAGGGACAGTCCCCCTCGCACCCCGAACTGCTCGACTGGCTGGCCCGCGACTTTGTCGAGCATGGATGGAATGTGAAGCGATTCTGCAAACAGGTTGTGCTCTCCGCCACGTATCGGCAGTCCTCTCAGCCGGGCGATCCGAAACTGCTCATCGACGATCCTGACAACAAACTCCTCGCCCGCGGCCCCCGGTATCGACTTTCGGCCGAGCAATTGCGTGACAACGCATTGGCTGTCAGTGGACTGCTGGTGACCGAGATCGGGGGCCCCAGCGTCATGCCTTACCAGCCAGCCGGTTTGTGGGAAGAAGCGGGCACGGGCAAACACTATGTTCAGTCGCACGGCCCGGGACTCTACCGCCGCAGCTTGTACACATTCTGGCGACGGACCTCCCCACCCCCCAACATGCTGGCGTTCGATGCCACGGGACGTGAAGTCTGTACGGCGAGGCGCGAACGAACCGCCACGCCGCTACAGGCTTTAGTATTGCTCAACGATCCGCAGTTCGTGGAAGCCGCTCGCGTACTTGCAGAGAAATTGACTCGCGACGAGTCCGACAGCGTTGAGTCGCGACTGCTGAAAGCGTTCCGCCAGGTTCTCTCGCGCCAGCCGTCACCCGATGAGCTGCAGATTCTGACCCGTCTCTATCGGGATCAGCAGGGGTACTTCGCCTCCGCGCCGGAAACCGCACGAGAATTTCTCAGCGTGGGCGAAACACCGCGAAACGAACACCTCGATCCCACGGAGGTTGCTGCATTGGCTGTCGTCGTGGAAACCCTTCTGAACTTTGACGAATGCGTCACCAAACGCTGA